The Erpetoichthys calabaricus chromosome 5, fErpCal1.3, whole genome shotgun sequence genome has a segment encoding these proteins:
- the LOC114651797 gene encoding PACRG-like protein isoform X1 codes for MENYETLMTSARGKPRITMQKSKVASPVTPLAKKPQQRPSDKLNPKTVDPFSGPRKCQSTFAAVYSKGGIPCRLVHGSVKHRLQWERPPESIPFDPLLITLAEGFRETKHPYTFVSVEGFKEILSVDGATEKATPLLPKLVPALKTALAHPNPEVFQRGLNGLVQLSEAVGPNLNDHLKHFLSCLSKRLMDKKCKEQVTITLQKLEQYGGKGSLAAIKSKVPTYCSIFS; via the exons ATG GAAAACTATGAAACATTGATGACCTCTGCCCGGGGGAAGCCTAGAATCACAATGCAGAAAAGCAAAGTAGCTTCACCTGTGACACCATTGGCAAAAAAACCTCAACAGAGGCCAAGTGATAAACTGAACCCAAAAACTGTTGATCCG TTTAGTGGACCACGGAAGTGTCAGTCGACATTCGCTGCAGTATATTCTAAAGGAGGAATACCTTGCAG GTTAGTTCATGGTTCAGTAAAGCACAGGCTGCAGTGGGAAAGGCCTCCAGAATCTATTCCTTTTGATCCTCTGTTGATTACGCTAGCTGAG GGGTTCAGAGAAACAAAGCACCCATATACATTTGTATCTGTGGAAGGTTTTAAAGAAATACTTAGTGTTGATGGGGCCACCGAGAAAGCTACTCCACTGTTGCCCAAGTTGGTGCCTGCACTGAAAACAGCTCTA gcCCATCCTAATCCTGAGGTTTTTCAAAGGGGCTTAAATGGCTTGGTTCAGTTAAGTGAAGCTGTTGGACCAAACCTCAATGATCACCTTAAACATTTTCTCAGCTGT ctTTCAAAAAGATTAATGgataaaaaatgcaaagaacaAGTAACAATTACCTTACAGAAACTGGAACAGTATGGTGGAAAG ggGAGTCTTGCTGCTATCAAATCCAAAGTCCCAACCTACTGTTCAATATTCTCCTGA
- the LOC114651797 gene encoding PACRG-like protein isoform X2, translating to MTSARGKPRITMQKSKVASPVTPLAKKPQQRPSDKLNPKTVDPFSGPRKCQSTFAAVYSKGGIPCRLVHGSVKHRLQWERPPESIPFDPLLITLAEGFRETKHPYTFVSVEGFKEILSVDGATEKATPLLPKLVPALKTALAHPNPEVFQRGLNGLVQLSEAVGPNLNDHLKHFLSCLSKRLMDKKCKEQVTITLQKLEQYGGKGSLAAIKSKVPTYCSIFS from the exons ATGACCTCTGCCCGGGGGAAGCCTAGAATCACAATGCAGAAAAGCAAAGTAGCTTCACCTGTGACACCATTGGCAAAAAAACCTCAACAGAGGCCAAGTGATAAACTGAACCCAAAAACTGTTGATCCG TTTAGTGGACCACGGAAGTGTCAGTCGACATTCGCTGCAGTATATTCTAAAGGAGGAATACCTTGCAG GTTAGTTCATGGTTCAGTAAAGCACAGGCTGCAGTGGGAAAGGCCTCCAGAATCTATTCCTTTTGATCCTCTGTTGATTACGCTAGCTGAG GGGTTCAGAGAAACAAAGCACCCATATACATTTGTATCTGTGGAAGGTTTTAAAGAAATACTTAGTGTTGATGGGGCCACCGAGAAAGCTACTCCACTGTTGCCCAAGTTGGTGCCTGCACTGAAAACAGCTCTA gcCCATCCTAATCCTGAGGTTTTTCAAAGGGGCTTAAATGGCTTGGTTCAGTTAAGTGAAGCTGTTGGACCAAACCTCAATGATCACCTTAAACATTTTCTCAGCTGT ctTTCAAAAAGATTAATGgataaaaaatgcaaagaacaAGTAACAATTACCTTACAGAAACTGGAACAGTATGGTGGAAAG ggGAGTCTTGCTGCTATCAAATCCAAAGTCCCAACCTACTGTTCAATATTCTCCTGA